One stretch of Molothrus aeneus isolate 106 chromosome 2, BPBGC_Maene_1.0, whole genome shotgun sequence DNA includes these proteins:
- the TMEM272 gene encoding transmembrane protein 272 isoform X2 translates to MRQLLSKSVVIDDDDDDEYPWRQNAHKYYVHLTLSLFLFLWFILGNYWVFSVYLPNFIPPFHQPQDYCDKTLYIFAVGVLIISHTVLFLLIFCSCCIYCFSRQRFSSEED, encoded by the coding sequence ATGAGGCAGCTGCTTTCCAAGTCTGTTGTGATTGATGATGACGATGACGATGAGTATCCCTGGAGGCAGAATGCTCACAAGTACTACGTCCACCTAACCCTCagtcttttcctctttctctggtTCATTCTTGGGAACTactgggttttttctgtgtatCTGCCAAATTTCATCCCGCCTTTTCATCAGCCTCAGGATTACTGTGACAAAACTCTGTACATTTTTGCTGTTGGTGTTCTCATTATTAGCCATACTGTTCTGTTTCTCCTTATCTTTTGTAGCTGCTGCATATACTGTTTTTCCAGGCAAAGATTCTCTTCTGAGGAAGACTAA
- the TMEM272 gene encoding transmembrane protein 272 isoform X1 — translation MAAGLEKACHRCISKIASNACFIFGLLAFLALPLSMTFIGMKFLEDCPVQPLIPLYLLVGGVIGSLKVTLLLYDSTRMRQLLSKSVVIDDDDDDEYPWRQNAHKYYVHLTLSLFLFLWFILGNYWVFSVYLPNFIPPFHQPQDYCDKTLYIFAVGVLIISHTVLFLLIFCSCCIYCFSRQRFSSEED, via the exons CATGCTTTATATTTGGGCTCCTTGCTTTCCTTGCCTTACCACTGTCCATGACTTTTATAG GAATGAAGTTTTTGGAAGACTGCCCAGTTCAGCCACTGATTCCCTTATATCTGTTGGTGGGTGGCGTGATTGGCAGCTTAAAG GTGACTCTCCTGCTGTACGACTCAACCAGGATGAGGCAGCTGCTTTCCAAGTCTGTTGTGATTGATGATGACGATGACGATGAGTATCCCTGGAGGCAGAATGCTCACAAGTACTACGTCCACCTAACCCTCagtcttttcctctttctctggtTCATTCTTGGGAACTactgggttttttctgtgtatCTGCCAAATTTCATCCCGCCTTTTCATCAGCCTCAGGATTACTGTGACAAAACTCTGTACATTTTTGCTGTTGGTGTTCTCATTATTAGCCATACTGTTCTGTTTCTCCTTATCTTTTGTAGCTGCTGCATATACTGTTTTTCCAGGCAAAGATTCTCTTCTGAGGAAGACTAA
- the DHRS12 gene encoding dehydrogenase/reductase SDR family member 12 isoform X1 yields the protein MSWYRNTVWFVKGLREYTRGGYESASKRFNPADVEVDVAGRSFLVTGANSGIGKATAKEIARRGGTVHLVCRNKERAEVAKEEIVTETGNQNIFLHIVDLSNPKEIWKFAEKFQNEHKLNVLINNAGCMVNNRELTEDGLEKNFATNTLGTYIMTTALVPLLEKAADARVITVSSGGMLVQKLNLSDLQSESGPFDGTMVYAQNKRQQVVLTEQWAKAHRNIHFSVMHPGWADTPAVRSSMPDFYERMKNSLRTEAQGADTVLWLAVSAGATKLPSGLFFQDRQPVPTHLPLAYTHSPPEDEEKLMEVLEEFSQKFKSASLGI from the exons ATGTCCTGGTACCGCAACACCGTGTGGTTCGTGAAGGGGCTGCGGGAGTACACGAG AGGTGGTTACGAGTCTGCTTCCAAGCGCTTCAACCCAGCTGATGTGGAGGTGGATGTAGCTGGAAGATCCTTCCTGGTCACTGGTGCAAACAGTGGCATTGGCAAGGCCACAGCAAAGGAGATAGCGAGGAgag GTGGCACGGTTCATCTGGTTTGCCGAAATAAGGAACGGGCTGAAGTTGCCAAAGAGGAAATAGTGACAGAAACGGGGAATCAG aaCATCTTCTTGCATATTGTGGATCTATCTAATCCCAAGGAAATATGGAAGTTTGCTGAAAAATTCCAAAATGAACATAAATTAAATGTGTTG ATCAACAATGCAGGATGTATGGTGAATAACAGAGAGTTAACTGAAGATGGACTTGAAAAAAACTTTGCAACAAACACTTTGG GTACTTACATCATGACAACTGCCCTGGTGCCCCTCCTGGAAAAAGCAGCTGATGCCAGAGTG ATCACTGTCTCTTCTGGGGGCATGCTAGTTCAAAAATTAAACCTATCTGACTTGCAGTCAGAAAGTGGGCCATTTGATGGAACCATGGTATATGCACAGAACAAG AGACAGCAAGTTGTCCTGACAGAACAGTGGGCAAAGGCTCACAGAAATATCCATTTCTCTGTGATGCACCCCGGCTGGGCAGACACCCCAG CTGTGAGGTCGTCCATGCCCGATTTCTACGAGAGGATGAAGAACTCTCTGCGCACGGAGGCCCAGGGAGCCGACACCGTCCTGTGGTTGGCGGTGTCAGCTGGAGCAACAAAGCTGCCCAGTGGTTTGTTCTTCCAAG ACAGGCAACCAGTCCCTACACACCTACCCCTAGCATACACCCACAGTCCACCAGAGGATGAAGAGAAACTAATGGAGGTGCTGGAAGAGTTCTCCCAGAAGTTTAAAtctgcttc
- the DHRS12 gene encoding dehydrogenase/reductase SDR family member 12 isoform X2 — translation MVNNRELTEDGLEKNFATNTLGTYIMTTALVPLLEKAADARVITVSSGGMLVQKLNLSDLQSESGPFDGTMVYAQNKRQQVVLTEQWAKAHRNIHFSVMHPGWADTPAVRSSMPDFYERMKNSLRTEAQGADTVLWLAVSAGATKLPSGLFFQDRQPVPTHLPLAYTHSPPEDEEKLMEVLEEFSQKFKSASLGI, via the exons ATGGTGAATAACAGAGAGTTAACTGAAGATGGACTTGAAAAAAACTTTGCAACAAACACTTTGG GTACTTACATCATGACAACTGCCCTGGTGCCCCTCCTGGAAAAAGCAGCTGATGCCAGAGTG ATCACTGTCTCTTCTGGGGGCATGCTAGTTCAAAAATTAAACCTATCTGACTTGCAGTCAGAAAGTGGGCCATTTGATGGAACCATGGTATATGCACAGAACAAG AGACAGCAAGTTGTCCTGACAGAACAGTGGGCAAAGGCTCACAGAAATATCCATTTCTCTGTGATGCACCCCGGCTGGGCAGACACCCCAG CTGTGAGGTCGTCCATGCCCGATTTCTACGAGAGGATGAAGAACTCTCTGCGCACGGAGGCCCAGGGAGCCGACACCGTCCTGTGGTTGGCGGTGTCAGCTGGAGCAACAAAGCTGCCCAGTGGTTTGTTCTTCCAAG ACAGGCAACCAGTCCCTACACACCTACCCCTAGCATACACCCACAGTCCACCAGAGGATGAAGAGAAACTAATGGAGGTGCTGGAAGAGTTCTCCCAGAAGTTTAAAtctgcttc